In Poecilia reticulata strain Guanapo linkage group LG1, Guppy_female_1.0+MT, whole genome shotgun sequence, one genomic interval encodes:
- the LOC103469619 gene encoding uncharacterized protein LOC103469619, which yields MDELLKILIVLCGLISCGCCSISASMSEATVQPGDNITIYCDCKVSTGKYVVWFRNCSHEYQPTLVVDWRNAVSSPFTGKTRRFKFVKNESSNSYDLMIRNVTNSDEGLYYCGTLENKVEKDENKNIFSKEAYIYGNLTTRITLYTETHLPHPNISMTVEECGLCWNLLLSLCPTVSAFSALLLVYLLCQNPENIQAKKKRHGTSRHTEETQDNKVCCAALEICQASGSQKKNMTSQNSEFSMFTTVMYVMKVGEL from the exons ATGGATGAACTGCTGAAGATTCTGATTGTTCTCTGTG GGCTTATTTCCTGCGGTTGttgctccatttctgcttcaaTGTCGGAGGCGACTGTACAGCCTGGAGACAACATCACTATCTACTGTGACTGCAAAGTGTCAACTGGAAAATATGTAGTTTGGTTCAGGAACTGTTCCCATGAATACCAGCCGACTCTTGTTGTAGATTGGAGGAATGCAGTTAGCTCTCCTTTTACAGGAAAAACACGTCGTTTTAAATTTGTGAAGAATGAATCGTCCAACTCCTATGACCTGATGATCAGAAATGTCACTAATTCTGATGAGGGACTTTATTACTGTGGAACTTTGGAGAACAAGGTggagaaagatgaaaacaaaaacattttctctaaagAAGCTTACATCTATGGCAACCTCACCACAAGGATCACACTGT ATACAGAAACTCATTTACCACATCCAAATATTTCCATGACGGTGGAGGAATGTGGTTTGTGTTGGAATCTGCTCCTCTCTCTGTGTCCGACTGTTTCTGCTTTCTCGGCTCTCCTTTTGGTTTATCTACTATGCCAAAATCCAG AGAACATTCAAGCTAAGAAAAAGAGACATGGCACTTCAAGACACACAGAGGAAACACAG GATAACAAAGTGTGCTGCGCAGCCCTGGAAATCTGTCAGGCATCTGGGAGCCAGAAGAAGAACATGACGAGCCAGAATTCAGAATTCAGCATGTTTACTACTGTCATGTACGTCATGAAAGTTGGGGAACTGTAA